The Gasterosteus aculeatus chromosome 17, fGasAcu3.hap1.1, whole genome shotgun sequence genome includes a window with the following:
- the rdh5 gene encoding retinol dehydrogenase 5 translates to MDMQVVYDVLGENAWSYIAGTFVVLWTIVWLYRDGLEIEGIADKYVFVTGCDSGFGNLLCKNLDRRGFHVLAGCLTEKGADDLKRVTGPYLKTVLLDVSNQDSIQKAMEWTTKEVGDAGLWGVVNNAGRSLPMGPSEWMKVEDFHSTLDVNMNGVIGVTMTFLPLVKKARGRIVNVASVLGRVAANGGGYCISKFAVEAFSDCLRRDINYFGINVCIIEPGFFKTAVTSLEPLEKELQRLWNQLSPEVQASYGDKYLDKYIKVQRLIMNAICDTDISKVTGCMEHALTAAHPRARYSPGWDAKLLWIPLSYMPSCVVDIGLKLVLPRPSKSV, encoded by the exons ATGGATATGCAGGTTGTCTATGACGTTTTAGG GGAAAATGCCTGGTCGTACATCGCCGGTACCTTCGTGGTGTTGTGGACTATCGTGTGGCTGTACAGGGACGGCCTGGAGATCGAGGGCATCGCTGACAAGTACGTCTTTGTGACCGGCTGCGACTCGGGGTTCGGAAACCTGCTGTGCAAGAACCTCGATCGCAGAGGTTTCCACGTGCTCGCCGGCTGTCTCACAGAAAAGGGAGCCGACGACCTGAAAAGGGTGACGGGTCCTTATTTAAAGACTGTCCTTCTGGACGTGAGCAATCAGGACAGCATCCAGAAGGCCATGGAGTGGACCACGAAGGAGGTCGGCGATGCGG GACTCTGGGGTGTTGTGAACAACGCTGGACGCTCATTGCCCATGGGTCCGTCAGAGTGGATGAAAGTGGAGGACTTCCACAGCACGCTGGATGTCAACATGAATGGAGTGATTGGCGTGACGATGACCTTCCTGCCCCTCGTCAAGAAGGCTCGGGGCCGCATCGTGAACGTGGCGTCGGTGCTGGGCAGGGTGGCTGCGAACGGGGGAGGATACTGCATCTCCAAGTTTGCAGTGGAGGCCTTTTCTGACTGCCTCCG GAGAGATATTAACTACTTTGGGATCAACGTGTGCATCATTGAGCCGGGGTTTTTCAAGACCGCAGTGACGAGCCTGGAGCCGCTCGAGAAGGAGCTGCAGCGCCTCTGGAACCAGCTCAGCCCCGAAGTACAAGCGAGCTACGGAGACAAGTACCTCGACAAAT ACATCAAAGTCCAGCGTTTGATAATGAATGCCATCTGCGACACTGACATCTCGAAGGTGACCGGCTGCATGGAGCACGCTCTGACCGCTGCCCACCCACGCGCCAGATACAGCCCCGGCTGGGATGCCAAACTTCTCTGGATCCCCCTCTCTTACATGCCTTCCTGTGTAGTTGACATCGGGCTGAAGCTGGTGCTGCCTCGTCCGTCAAAGAGCGTGTaa
- the bloc1s1 gene encoding biogenesis of lysosome-related organelles complex 1 subunit 1, with product MLSRLLKEHQAKQNERKEQQERRRREAISAATCLTEALVDHLNVGVAQAYVNQRKLDHEVKTLQVQASQFSKQTSQWISMVEGFNQALKEIGDVENWARSIEMDMRTIATALEYVHKGQLQSASS from the exons ATGTTGTCTCGTCTACTGAAGGAGCACCAGGCGAAGCAAAATGAGCGGAAGGAGCAGCAGG AGAGACGAAGACGTGAAGCTATCTCCGCGGCTACCTGTCTGACGGAAGCCCTGGTAGACCACCTCAATGTCGG AGTTGCCCAGGCATACGTAAACCAGCGTAAACTCGACCATGAGGTGAAAACTCTCCAGGTGCAGGCGAGCCAGTTCTCCAAACAAACTTCACAGTGGATCAGTATGGTGGAGGGTTTCAATCAGGCCCTGAAG GAAATTGGTGATGTGGAGAACTGGGCTCGCAGTATAGAGATGGACATGAGGACCATTGCCACCGCTCTGGAGTACGTTCATAAGGGTCAACTGCAGTCTGCTTCCTCATAA
- the itcha gene encoding itchy E3 ubiquitin protein ligase a, giving the protein MKAQLQVTVLSAKLKENKKNWFGPSPYVEVAVDGQSKRTEKCNNTHSPKWKQAVTVIVTPVSKLIFRVWGHQTLKADILLGMAILEISETLKGNDLRLCEVVQTLQLCSDRDPRDIVGDLSVCLDGMQVDPESFASAERERATIPNGTARQNGDTGNRSSRDTSPSSDSEEWVIVQNGHLANGTGSPSQSPGGSSASRPPRPARPPPPTPQRPTASPTSSSSSSPSELSECPASDGSSQASASGCSNQQDDAAVRAAATSTAAATISAATTTTTTGAAAATATTSTTATTATAGSSQTASGPKPGTSASAALATTTPRIPPMSNGPLPPGWEQRADQNGRVYFVDHIEKRTTWERPDPLPSGWERRVDPMGRVYYVDHITRTTTWQRPTQESVRNYEEWQHQRSQLQGAMQQFNQRFIYGLQDQLAATANKEFDPLGPLPHGWEKRTDTNGRVYFVHHPTRATQWEDPRTQGLLNDKPLPEGWEMRFTVDGIPYFVDHNRRTTTYIDPRTGKSSLENGPQITYVRDFKAKVQYFRFWCQQLSMPQHIKINVSRKTLFEDSFQQIMSFHPQDLRRRLWIIFPGEEGLDYGGVAREWFFLLSHEVLNPMYCLFEYAGKDNYCLQINPASYINPDHLKYFKFIGRFIAMALFHGKFIDTGFSLPFYKRILNKPLALKDLESIDPEFYNSLIWIKDNNIEECGLEMFFSVDKEILGEVTTHELKPDGGNVQVTEENKEEYIRLVAEWRLSRGVEEQTQAFFEGFNEVLPQQYLQYFDAKELEVMLCGMQEIDLVDWQRNAIYRHYARSSKQILWFWQFVKEMDNEKRMRLLQFVTGTCRLPVGGFADLMGSNGPQKFCIEKVGKENWLPRSHTCFNRLDLPPYKSYEQLKEKLMFAIEETEGFGQE; this is encoded by the exons ATGAAGGCCCAATTACAAGTCACAG TGCTTTCAGCCaagctgaaggaaaacaaaaagaactgGTTTGGCCCCAGTCCTTATGTTGAGGTAGCCGTGGATGGCCAGTCAAAGAGGACTGAGAAgtgcaacaacacacacagccccaAATGGAAACAGGCCGTCACTGT AATTGTTACTCCGGTTAGCAAGCTGATATTTCGTGTCTGGGGCCACCAGACTCTGAAAGCAGACATCCTCTTGGGAATGGCCATACTGGAGATCAGCGAGACCCTGAAGGGTAACGACCTAAGAC TGTGTGAGGTTGTGCAGACGCTGCAGCTGTGCTCCGACAGAGACCCTCGGGATATTGTAGGCgacctgtcagtctgtctgGACGGCATGCAAGTAGACCCAGAATCCTTTGCCTCAGCAGAGAGAGAACGAG CTACTATTCCAAATGGAACTGCAAGACAAAATGGAGACACTGGCAACAG GTCAAGCAGAGACACGTCCCCGTCCAGTGACTCAGAGGAGTGGGTCATTGTACAAAATGGTCATCTCGCAAATGGTACGGGTTCTCCCTCCCAATCTCCAGGCGGCTCCAGCGCCTCGCGTCCTCCTAGAccggcccgccccccccctcctacgcCTCAGAGGCCGACGGCTTCACCGA CCTCTTCAAGCAGTTCTTCTCCAAGCGAGCTGAGTGAATGTCCAGCTTCTGATGGTTCCTCTCAGGCGTCGGCCAGTGGATGTTCAAATCAGCAGGATGACGCAGCAGTAAGAGCAGCAGCCACATCAACAGCCGCAGCAACAATAtcggcagcaacaacaacaacaacaacaggagcagcagcagcaacagcaacaacatcaacgacagcaacaacagcaactgCAGGTTCTTCCCAGACAGCAAGCGGCCCCAAACCAGGGACCTCCGCCTCAGCAGCGCTGGCCACAACGACTCCCAGAATCCCCCCCATGAGCAATGGCCCCTTGCCACCAGG GTGGGAGCAAAGGGCGGACCAGAACGGACGGGTGTACTTTGTGGATCACATTGAGAAAAGGACAACCTGGGAAAGGCCCGACCCTCTGCCGTCAGG GTGGGAGCGCAGGGTGGACCCGATGGGAAGGGTGTACTACGTCGACCACATAACCCGAACTACTACGTGGCAGCGACCCACCCAGGAGTCGGTGCGTAACTACGAAGAGTGGCAGCACCAGCGCAGCCAGCTGCAGGGAGCCATGCAGCAGTTTAACCAGAGGTTCATCTACGGG CTCCAAGACCAGTTGGCTGCCACTGCCAACAAAGAGTTTGACCCGCTGGGACCACTGCCACATGGTTGGG AGAAGAGAACTGACACCAACGGCAGAGTGTATTTCGTCCATCACCCGACTCGAGCGACCCAGTGGGAGGACCCCAGGACACAAGG GCTGCTGAATGACAAGCCCCTGCCAGAGGGGTGGGAGATGAGGTTCACGGTAGATGGCATTCCCTACTTTGTAGACCACAACCGGCGAACCACAACCTACATTGACCCCCGCACAGGGAAATCCTCACT TGAGAATGGACCACAGATAACCTATGTGAGAGACTTCAAAGCCAAAGTGCAATACTTCAGGTTCTGGTGTCAG CAATTGTCGATGCCTCAGCACATTAAGATTAACGTCTCCAGGAAAACCTTGTTTGAGGATTCATTTCAACAG ATCATGAGTTTCCACCCTCAAGATTTGAGGCGGAGACTGTGGATCATTTTTCCTGGAGAGGAAGGTTTGGACTACGGAGGTGTGGCAAG GGAATGGTTCTTCCTGCTCTCTCATGAGGTACTGAACCCCATGTACTGTTTGTTTGAGTATGCTGGCAAGGACAACTACTGTCTGCAGATCAACCCTGCGTCCTACATCAACCCTGACCACCTCAAGTACTTCAAGTTCATCGGACGCTTCATCGCCATG GCCTTGTTCCATGGAAAATTTATCGATACAGGTTTCTCGCTGCCCTTCTACAAGCGAATCCTGAACAAACCTCTGGCTCTGAAAGACCTGGAGTCCATCGATCCGGAGTTTTACAACTCACTCATCTGGATCAA GGATAATAACATCGAAGAGTGCGGTCTGGAGATGTTCTTTTCCGTTGACAAAGAGATCCTGGGGGAGGTCACCACCCACGAGCTGAAACCAGATGGAGGGAACGTCCAAGTAACTGAGGAAAATAAGGAGGAATACATCAG GTTGGTGGCTGAGTGGAGGCTTTCCAGAGGTGTGGAGGAACAGACTCAAGCATTCTTTGAGGGCTTCAATGAAGTCTTGCCCCAGCAATACCTTCAATACTTTGACGCTAAGGAATTGGAG GTGATGCTTTGTGGGATGCAGGAGATCGACCTGGTGGACTGGCAGAGAAACGCAATCTACAGGCACTATGCCCGAAGCAGCAAGCAGATCCTCTGGTTCTGGCAG TTTGTGAAGGAGATGGACAACGAGAAGCGGATGAgactgctgcagtttgtcacagGAACCTGTCGCCTTCCTGTTGGAGGCTTCGCCGACCTGATGG GAAGCAACGGCCCGCAAAAGTTCTGCATTGAGAAGGTGGGCAAGGAGAACTGGCTTCCACGAAGCCACACATG CTTTAATCGTCTGGACCTGCCTCCTTACAAGAGCTACgagcagctgaaggagaagcTCATGTTTGCCATCGAGGAGACCGAAGGCTTTGGTCAGGAGTGA
- the pxmp4 gene encoding peroxisomal membrane protein 4: MAGPDLIKTLLYTVNNLLQQEKYNAALAVLKGFRNGAVYGAKIRAPHALVMTFLFRSGSLKDKLEAILKATYTHSRNLACFVFTYKGLQGLQERCQGKRLQSHSFLAACVGGWLVFGDNNNINSQINMYLLSRILFALSRLAVEKGLVPQPKRDPFPLFATLVWGIVLWLFEFYPHTLQPSLQSSMNYLYHDSNVWHDITDFLVYNKPRTAA; the protein is encoded by the exons ATGGCAGGTCCCGATCTGATTAAAACTCTTCTGTATACGGTGAATaacctgctgcagcaggagaagtaCAATGCGGCATTGGCAGTGTTGAAAGGATTCAGAAACGGCGCCGT ATATGGGGCCAAAATCAGAGCACCACACGCTCTGGTTATGACCTTTCTGTTCAGAAGTGGCAG tttgaaggacaagctcGAAGCCATTTTGAAGGCCACGTATACCCACTCCCGCAACCTGGCGTGCTTTGTGTTCACTTACAAAGGACTGCAAGGCTTGCAGGAGAGATGCCAGGGGAAGAGACTGCAGTCTCACTCCTTTCTGGCCGCCTGTGTTGGCGGGTGGTTAGTGTTTGGAGATAACAACAACATCAATAGCCAG ATTAACATGTACCTGCTGTCTAGGATCCTGTTCGCCCTCTCTCGGCTGGCCGTGGAGAAAGGACTCGTCCCCCAGCCTAAACGTGACCCGTTCCCCCTCTTTGCCACGCTGGTGTGGGGCATTGTCTTGTGGTTGTTTGAGTTTTACCCCCACACCCTCCAGCCCTCTCTGCAGTCCTCCATGAACTACCTCTACCACGACAGCAATGTGTGGCATGACATAACAGACTTCCTTGTTTATAATAAGCCAAGGACTGCTGCTTAG
- the tgm5l gene encoding transglutaminase 5, like isoform X1: protein MKAYFTHETRQRGVYHFCFDTHDLMASNWFVSIVTIVTIETNQFDSREPPVMKCYPTLSEGGASVYIAAGRERESAEIQSIAIKEKNLRPMADLKIQNVNMEKSENLQSHRTEGFSSSKTLVVRRGAPLRISLQLEGRPFDPQTDSLRIKVMLGRLYVVMPVTFPMNASSSDWKAYFDPKGLNLQKPSILLSSPASAPVGCYGLQLCAFSQGGKRTFAFSRFVLLCNPWCREDAVYIPFEDQREEYIQNDSGLLFKGTSINIVSRPWSFDQFEPGVLEASLNLLQVSPLHQRNKEEDYLNRSNPVYIGRVVSAMINSEDDRGVLKGKWEGDYKDGVDPSWWTGSGDILRQWAESGYRPVKYGQCWVFAAVMCTVMRALGIPCRVVTNFNSAHDTNGNLVIEEFYSETGKKLNRSADSIWNFHVWVECWMTRPDLGSGMDGWQALDPTPQERSGGVFCCGPAPVAAVKDRRIDLLYDIPFVYAAVNADIHTVIVSKGQVIRYSTDTEKVGSLICTKAVGLPRPQNVTGDYKHIKSTSRQSPTSTLSSRHSTISEASTLSRGSSRGVLVLLSLDKAPVAGEPVLFTVKVINKQRVAKAMKVHVNAQAKEYNHSASETIWENHGVVQLAPMEVKLIHQQIPPAQYEIVGGENLINLAVVLEDLASHEQVLASEEFNIASPRLTIQVENEDSIVLYKKQAAIVTFTNSFAHPVSGILTVAGAGLIQGKVQFRMLAVRPGSSVSQRITFIPNMVGTKMLQASLPLSDTNSTITGFRMVSVGRA from the exons ATGAAGGCTTACTTTACGCATGAAACCAGGCAGAGAGGGGTGTATCATTTCTGTTTTGATACACATGACTTGATGGCCTCAAACTGGTTTGTCTCAATTGTTACTATAGTAACAATTGAGACAAACCAGTTTGATTCGAGAGAACCGCCTGTTATGAAATGTTACCCCACCCTTTCCGAAGGCGGTGCAAGCGTTTATATagcagcagggagagagagagagtcagcaGAGATACAAAGCATTGCAATCAAGGAAAAGAATCTCCGACCGATGGCGG acttgaaaatacaaaatgtcaacatggaAAAATCTGAAAACCTGCAGAGCCACAGGACCGAGGGCTTCAGCAGCTCTAAAACCTTGGTGGTGCGAAGAGGAGCCCCACTGAGGATCAGCCTGCAGCTGGAGGGCCGGCCCTTCGATCCCCAGACCGACTCCCTGAGGATCAAAGTCATGCTAG gccGCTTGTACGTGGTGATGCCGGTCACTTTCCCCATGAACGCTTCTTCCTCAGATTGGAAGGCCTATTTTGACCCGAAGGGCCTGAACCTCCAGAAGCCGTccattctcctctcctccccggcCTCCGCCCCGGTGGGATGCTACGGACTTCAGCTGTGTGCGTTTTCTCAGGGCGGAAAGAGGACCTTCGCGTTCAGCAGATTCGTCCTGCTCTGCAACCCCTGGTGTCGTG AGGATGCTGTATATATTCCCTTCGAGGACCAGAGAGAAGAGTACATCCAGAACGACTCTGGGCTGCTGTTTAAAGGAACATCCATTAATATTGTGTCAAGACCGTGGTCCTTTGACCAg TTTGAGCCCGGTGTCCTGGAGGCTTCCCTGAATCTGCTCCAAGTCAGCCCGCTGCACCAAAGGAACAAAGAAGAAGACTACCTGAACAGAAGCAACCCCGTCTACATCGGCCGGGTCGTGTCCGCCATG ATCAACAGCGAAGACGACCGCGGCGTGCTGAAAGGGAAATGGGAAGGGGACTACAAGGACGGCGTGGACCCCTCCTGGTGGACTGGCAGCGGGGACATCTTGAGGCAGTGGGCCGAGTCCGGCTACAGACCCGTCAAGTACGGGCAGTGCTGGGTGTTTGCAGCCGTCATGTGCACAG TCATGAGAGCTCTCGGCATTCCCTGCCGCGTCGTCACAAACTTCAACTCTGCCCACGACACCAACGGCAACCTGGTGATCGAGGAGTTCTACAGCGAAACCGGGAAGAAACTGAACCGCAGCGCGGACAGCATATG GAACTTCCACGTGTGGGTGGAGTGCTGGATGACCCGCCCGGATCTAGGCTCAGGAATGGATGGCTGGCAGGCCCTTGACCCGACCCCCCAGGAGAGGagcggag GAGTGTTCTGCTGCGGCCCGGCACCAGTCGCAGCGGTCAAGGATCGGCGCATCGACCTGCTCTACGACATCCCCTTCGTCTACGCCGCGGTGAACGCCGACATCCACACGGTCATAGTGAGCAAGGGTCAGGTGATCCGCTACAGCACGGACACGGAGAAGGTGGGATCCCTCATCTGCACCAAAGCGGTCGGCCTACCGAGACCCCAGAACGTCACAGGAGACTACAAACACATCAAAAGTACAAGCCGACAAA GTCCGACTTCAACACTTTCGTCGAGACATTCCACGATATCAGAGGCCTCAACACTAAGCAGAG GCTCATCCCGAGGAGTGTTGGTGCTCCTGTCCCTGGACAAAGCTCCCGTTGCCGGGGAACCCGTCCTCTTCACGGTGAAGGTCATCAACAAGCAGAGGGTGGCCAAGGCGATGAAGGTGCATGTGAACGCCCAGGCCAAAGAATACAACCACAGCGCATCAGAAACCATCTGGGAAAACCACGGCGTCGTACAGCTGGCACCCATGGAAG TCAAGTTGATTCACCAGCAGATCCCCCCGGCCCAGTACGAGATCGTGGGGGGGGAAAACCTGATCAACCTCGCGGTGGTCCTGGAGGACTTGGCCAGTCATGAGCAGGTCCTGGCCTCAGAAGAGTTCAACATCGCCAGCCCACGGCTCACCATACAG GTTGAAAACGAAGACTCCATTGTACTTTACAAAAAGCAGGCGGCCATCGTGACCTTCACCAACTCATTTGCCCACCCGGTGAGCGGGATACTGACCGTAGCTGGGGCCGGGCTGATTCAGGGAAAGGTCCAGTTCAG GATGCTCGCTGTGCGTCCAGGCAGCAGCGTGTCGCAGCGCATCACCTTCATCCCCAACATGGTGGGAACGAAGATGCTGCAGGCCAGCCTGCCGCTCTCAGACACCAACTCCACCATCACAGGCTTCAGGATGGTTTCCGTCGGCCGAGCTTGA
- the tgm5l gene encoding transglutaminase 5, like isoform X2 translates to MKAYFTHETRQRGVYHFCFDTHDLMASNWFVSIVTIVTIETNQFDSREPPVMKCYPTLSEGGASVYIAAGRERESAEIQSIAIKEKNLRPMADLKIQNVNMEKSENLQSHRTEGFSSSKTLVVRRGAPLRISLQLEGRPFDPQTDSLRIKVMLGRLYVVMPVTFPMNASSSDWKAYFDPKGLNLQKPSILLSSPASAPVGCYGLQLCAFSQGGKRTFAFSRFVLLCNPWCREDAVYIPFEDQREEYIQNDSGLLFKGTSINIVSRPWSFDQFEPGVLEASLNLLQVSPLHQRNKEEDYLNRSNPVYIGRVVSAMINSEDDRGVLKGKWEGDYKDGVDPSWWTGSGDILRQWAESGYRPVKYGQCWVFAAVMCTVMRALGIPCRVVTNFNSAHDTNGNLVIEEFYSETGKKLNRSADSIWNFHVWVECWMTRPDLGSGMDGWQALDPTPQERSGGVFCCGPAPVAAVKDRRIDLLYDIPFVYAAVNADIHTVIVSKGQVIRYSTDTEKVGSLICTKAVGLPRPQNVTGDYKHIKSPTSTLSSRHSTISEASTLSRGSSRGVLVLLSLDKAPVAGEPVLFTVKVINKQRVAKAMKVHVNAQAKEYNHSASETIWENHGVVQLAPMEVKLIHQQIPPAQYEIVGGENLINLAVVLEDLASHEQVLASEEFNIASPRLTIQVENEDSIVLYKKQAAIVTFTNSFAHPVSGILTVAGAGLIQGKVQFRMLAVRPGSSVSQRITFIPNMVGTKMLQASLPLSDTNSTITGFRMVSVGRA, encoded by the exons ATGAAGGCTTACTTTACGCATGAAACCAGGCAGAGAGGGGTGTATCATTTCTGTTTTGATACACATGACTTGATGGCCTCAAACTGGTTTGTCTCAATTGTTACTATAGTAACAATTGAGACAAACCAGTTTGATTCGAGAGAACCGCCTGTTATGAAATGTTACCCCACCCTTTCCGAAGGCGGTGCAAGCGTTTATATagcagcagggagagagagagagtcagcaGAGATACAAAGCATTGCAATCAAGGAAAAGAATCTCCGACCGATGGCGG acttgaaaatacaaaatgtcaacatggaAAAATCTGAAAACCTGCAGAGCCACAGGACCGAGGGCTTCAGCAGCTCTAAAACCTTGGTGGTGCGAAGAGGAGCCCCACTGAGGATCAGCCTGCAGCTGGAGGGCCGGCCCTTCGATCCCCAGACCGACTCCCTGAGGATCAAAGTCATGCTAG gccGCTTGTACGTGGTGATGCCGGTCACTTTCCCCATGAACGCTTCTTCCTCAGATTGGAAGGCCTATTTTGACCCGAAGGGCCTGAACCTCCAGAAGCCGTccattctcctctcctccccggcCTCCGCCCCGGTGGGATGCTACGGACTTCAGCTGTGTGCGTTTTCTCAGGGCGGAAAGAGGACCTTCGCGTTCAGCAGATTCGTCCTGCTCTGCAACCCCTGGTGTCGTG AGGATGCTGTATATATTCCCTTCGAGGACCAGAGAGAAGAGTACATCCAGAACGACTCTGGGCTGCTGTTTAAAGGAACATCCATTAATATTGTGTCAAGACCGTGGTCCTTTGACCAg TTTGAGCCCGGTGTCCTGGAGGCTTCCCTGAATCTGCTCCAAGTCAGCCCGCTGCACCAAAGGAACAAAGAAGAAGACTACCTGAACAGAAGCAACCCCGTCTACATCGGCCGGGTCGTGTCCGCCATG ATCAACAGCGAAGACGACCGCGGCGTGCTGAAAGGGAAATGGGAAGGGGACTACAAGGACGGCGTGGACCCCTCCTGGTGGACTGGCAGCGGGGACATCTTGAGGCAGTGGGCCGAGTCCGGCTACAGACCCGTCAAGTACGGGCAGTGCTGGGTGTTTGCAGCCGTCATGTGCACAG TCATGAGAGCTCTCGGCATTCCCTGCCGCGTCGTCACAAACTTCAACTCTGCCCACGACACCAACGGCAACCTGGTGATCGAGGAGTTCTACAGCGAAACCGGGAAGAAACTGAACCGCAGCGCGGACAGCATATG GAACTTCCACGTGTGGGTGGAGTGCTGGATGACCCGCCCGGATCTAGGCTCAGGAATGGATGGCTGGCAGGCCCTTGACCCGACCCCCCAGGAGAGGagcggag GAGTGTTCTGCTGCGGCCCGGCACCAGTCGCAGCGGTCAAGGATCGGCGCATCGACCTGCTCTACGACATCCCCTTCGTCTACGCCGCGGTGAACGCCGACATCCACACGGTCATAGTGAGCAAGGGTCAGGTGATCCGCTACAGCACGGACACGGAGAAGGTGGGATCCCTCATCTGCACCAAAGCGGTCGGCCTACCGAGACCCCAGAACGTCACAGGAGACTACAAACACATCAAAA GTCCGACTTCAACACTTTCGTCGAGACATTCCACGATATCAGAGGCCTCAACACTAAGCAGAG GCTCATCCCGAGGAGTGTTGGTGCTCCTGTCCCTGGACAAAGCTCCCGTTGCCGGGGAACCCGTCCTCTTCACGGTGAAGGTCATCAACAAGCAGAGGGTGGCCAAGGCGATGAAGGTGCATGTGAACGCCCAGGCCAAAGAATACAACCACAGCGCATCAGAAACCATCTGGGAAAACCACGGCGTCGTACAGCTGGCACCCATGGAAG TCAAGTTGATTCACCAGCAGATCCCCCCGGCCCAGTACGAGATCGTGGGGGGGGAAAACCTGATCAACCTCGCGGTGGTCCTGGAGGACTTGGCCAGTCATGAGCAGGTCCTGGCCTCAGAAGAGTTCAACATCGCCAGCCCACGGCTCACCATACAG GTTGAAAACGAAGACTCCATTGTACTTTACAAAAAGCAGGCGGCCATCGTGACCTTCACCAACTCATTTGCCCACCCGGTGAGCGGGATACTGACCGTAGCTGGGGCCGGGCTGATTCAGGGAAAGGTCCAGTTCAG GATGCTCGCTGTGCGTCCAGGCAGCAGCGTGTCGCAGCGCATCACCTTCATCCCCAACATGGTGGGAACGAAGATGCTGCAGGCCAGCCTGCCGCTCTCAGACACCAACTCCACCATCACAGGCTTCAGGATGGTTTCCGTCGGCCGAGCTTGA